In Luteitalea sp. TBR-22, one genomic interval encodes:
- a CDS encoding sugar phosphate isomerase/epimerase, whose translation MNRRHFLSSSAGMAAGLGLGARTTAAQAPAPTPASPAAGRAPQPPVSSLAFTTKPRKALIAEPTEDDLKKMKDAGFDGVEGRVIPEAQAAKMREAADRLGMKIHSVLYGWAEFNSPDRSEVERTFAESEAALRTAKAFGAETVLLVPCRIGGQGAGPRRQTGTFAGGPPLRMPRPWEFRIRFDEATGHLTQVVYGDNAPYADYIKAHNHATDASREWVTRLIPAAEKAGVVIALENVSNNLWVQPEIFRHFVASFRSPWVKAYYDIGNHVRFAPPEQWILTLGDLIAKIHVKDYLLDPADPDGRGRSVNIREGSVRWPVLRQALETIKYDGWLTIESNGDIPFEERNRRLDLIIAGT comes from the coding sequence GTGAATCGTCGTCATTTCCTCTCGTCCTCGGCCGGCATGGCCGCCGGACTCGGTCTCGGCGCGCGCACCACGGCCGCTCAGGCGCCGGCGCCGACGCCGGCATCGCCGGCCGCCGGCAGGGCACCGCAGCCGCCCGTGTCGTCGCTGGCGTTCACCACGAAGCCGCGCAAGGCGCTCATCGCCGAGCCGACCGAAGACGATCTCAAGAAGATGAAGGACGCCGGCTTCGACGGCGTCGAAGGTCGCGTCATCCCGGAGGCGCAGGCTGCGAAGATGCGCGAAGCGGCCGACCGACTCGGGATGAAGATCCACTCGGTGCTCTACGGGTGGGCGGAGTTCAACAGCCCCGACCGCAGCGAGGTCGAGCGGACGTTCGCCGAGAGCGAGGCTGCGCTCCGCACCGCGAAGGCGTTCGGCGCCGAGACCGTGCTGCTCGTGCCGTGCCGCATCGGTGGCCAGGGCGCCGGCCCGAGGCGGCAAACCGGCACGTTCGCCGGTGGGCCGCCGCTGCGGATGCCGCGTCCATGGGAGTTCCGCATCCGCTTCGACGAGGCGACCGGCCACCTCACCCAGGTGGTCTACGGCGACAACGCGCCGTATGCCGACTACATCAAGGCCCACAACCACGCCACCGACGCCTCGCGCGAGTGGGTGACGCGGCTGATCCCGGCCGCGGAGAAGGCCGGCGTGGTGATCGCCCTCGAGAACGTGAGCAACAACCTGTGGGTGCAGCCGGAGATCTTCCGGCACTTCGTGGCCTCGTTCAGGAGCCCGTGGGTGAAGGCCTACTACGACATCGGCAACCACGTGCGCTTCGCGCCGCCGGAGCAGTGGATCCTCACGCTCGGCGACCTGATCGCCAAGATCCACGTCAAGGATTACCTGCTCGACCCCGCCGATCCGGACGGCCGTGGCCGATCGGTCAACATCCGCGAGGGCAGCGTGCGCTGGCCGGTGCTCCGTCAGGCGCTGGAAACCATCAAGTACGACGGCTGGTTGACCATCGAGAGCAACGGCGACATCCCGTTCGAGGAGCGCAATCGCCGCCTCGACCTGATCATCGCCGGCACGTAG
- a CDS encoding Gfo/Idh/MocA family protein, whose translation MPTDASHGISRRHFLSTAAGTGAALSIVPRHVLGRGLQAPSDLVNVAVVGVSGMGANNTRAVMSQNVVAFCDVDMALLDARIARWAQEAAPGGAAGGPRGGQRPTVPGWSAWQDWGPSKAQQDANARVPAEDAAANLQKFVASSSRIRKYADYREMFERQKDIDAVIVATPDHMHAPIALAAMDLGKHVYVQKPMAWCVSEARQLARRAAETKVQAQCGNQRHSADENRRGVDYITSGVIGDVTQVHVWTNRPIWPQGIPRPAPLPADARAGRVSQQSLMQAGVSTLAATAAPPSTLSWNLFLGVAPAVEYSPLYHPFNWRGWVDWGQGALGDMGAHLIDFPVWALDLDLPTAVETTSTPFNDVTFPLATMTHYDFPAKGARKAVRLTWYDGGFLPPTPEELEGDARLVASGGILYIGTKGKLLCNEGMPPRLLPSALHNATGAPKERLARVPHQGHEMNWIRAIKGQETLSSPFSYAAHLHEIMLLGLVSLRARSKILYDGPNMRVTNNAAANQFLTREYRTGW comes from the coding sequence ATGCCTACAGACGCGTCCCACGGCATCTCGCGCCGACACTTCCTCTCCACCGCCGCCGGCACCGGGGCCGCCCTCAGCATCGTGCCCAGGCACGTCCTCGGGCGTGGCCTGCAGGCGCCGAGCGATCTCGTCAACGTCGCCGTGGTCGGCGTGAGCGGGATGGGTGCCAACAACACCCGCGCGGTGATGAGCCAGAACGTCGTCGCGTTCTGCGACGTCGACATGGCGTTGCTCGACGCGCGCATCGCGCGCTGGGCGCAGGAAGCGGCGCCGGGCGGGGCCGCCGGCGGGCCGCGTGGCGGCCAGCGGCCGACGGTGCCCGGCTGGTCGGCGTGGCAGGACTGGGGACCCTCGAAGGCCCAGCAGGACGCCAACGCGCGCGTGCCGGCCGAGGATGCCGCGGCGAACCTGCAGAAGTTCGTCGCCTCGTCGTCGCGCATCCGCAAGTACGCCGACTACCGGGAGATGTTCGAGCGACAGAAGGACATCGACGCGGTGATCGTCGCGACGCCCGATCACATGCACGCGCCGATCGCGCTGGCCGCCATGGACCTCGGCAAGCACGTCTACGTGCAGAAGCCGATGGCGTGGTGCGTGTCGGAGGCGCGGCAACTGGCGAGGCGGGCCGCCGAGACGAAGGTGCAGGCGCAGTGCGGCAACCAGCGGCACTCGGCCGACGAGAACCGCCGCGGCGTCGACTACATCACCTCGGGTGTCATCGGCGACGTCACGCAGGTGCACGTGTGGACCAACCGGCCGATCTGGCCGCAGGGGATTCCGCGCCCGGCGCCGCTGCCGGCCGACGCCCGTGCCGGACGCGTGTCGCAGCAGTCGCTGATGCAGGCGGGGGTGTCGACGCTGGCGGCGACGGCGGCACCGCCATCGACACTGTCGTGGAACCTGTTCCTCGGCGTGGCGCCGGCCGTCGAGTACAGCCCGCTGTACCACCCGTTCAACTGGCGCGGCTGGGTGGACTGGGGCCAGGGCGCGCTCGGCGACATGGGCGCGCACCTGATCGATTTCCCGGTGTGGGCGCTCGACCTCGACTTGCCGACGGCGGTCGAGACCACGTCGACGCCGTTCAACGACGTCACGTTCCCCCTTGCGACGATGACGCATTACGACTTCCCGGCCAAGGGGGCGCGCAAGGCGGTGCGGCTGACGTGGTACGACGGTGGGTTCCTCCCGCCGACCCCGGAGGAGCTCGAGGGCGACGCGCGGCTCGTCGCGTCGGGCGGGATCCTCTACATCGGAACGAAAGGCAAGCTGCTCTGCAACGAGGGCATGCCGCCGCGCCTGCTGCCGTCGGCCCTGCACAACGCGACCGGTGCCCCGAAGGAGCGGCTCGCGCGCGTGCCGCACCAGGGCCACGAGATGAACTGGATCCGGGCGATCAAGGGACAGGAAACGCTGTCCAGCCCCTTCTCCTACGCCGCGCACCTGCACGAGATCATGCTGCTCGGCCTGGTGTCGCTGCGCGCCAGGTCGAAGATCCTCTACGACGGCCCGAACATGCGCGTGACCAACAACGCCGCCGCCAACCAGTTCCTCACGCGGGAGTACCGGACGGGGTGGTAG
- a CDS encoding Gfo/Idh/MocA family protein has protein sequence MSVRVAIIGAGLWGNNHAVALQDHPGCDVVLVCDRDARRAEAVAGRLGCRWTTEVAEVADSDVDAVTVATPDHLHAAPVIAMLEAGKHVLVEKPLATTVAEARAMVETAARAGRSLMVDFHARWHPLYMGAKAYVERGDLGAPVMAYARLSDTIHVPTSMLSWGGQSGPEWFLFPHTMDLIRWLFQREPVEVYAKGTRGVLEGRGIPCWDTIQALVEFEGGAICTFETSWILPDSFTNVVDNRISVYGEKGGLEVKNEPSLWAFTDRYHTPFSSTSVTRYGKAWGYQYEPIRYFVDCIARGVTPESTGHDGLVNTAMIAATLQSLAEKRPVRLAEILG, from the coding sequence ATGTCGGTGCGTGTGGCGATCATCGGGGCGGGGCTCTGGGGCAACAATCATGCGGTGGCCTTGCAGGACCACCCGGGCTGCGATGTGGTGCTGGTGTGCGACCGCGACGCGCGCCGGGCCGAGGCGGTCGCGGGCCGGTTGGGGTGCCGCTGGACGACAGAGGTCGCCGAGGTGGCCGACAGCGACGTCGATGCCGTGACGGTCGCGACACCGGATCACCTGCATGCCGCGCCGGTGATCGCGATGCTGGAAGCGGGCAAGCACGTGCTGGTCGAGAAGCCACTGGCGACGACGGTGGCCGAGGCGCGGGCGATGGTGGAGACCGCGGCGCGCGCCGGGCGATCGTTGATGGTGGACTTCCACGCGCGGTGGCACCCCCTGTACATGGGCGCGAAGGCCTACGTCGAGCGGGGCGACCTGGGCGCCCCGGTGATGGCCTACGCGCGCCTCAGCGACACGATCCACGTGCCGACGTCGATGCTGTCCTGGGGCGGCCAGTCGGGTCCCGAGTGGTTCCTGTTCCCGCACACCATGGACCTGATCCGCTGGCTGTTCCAGCGCGAGCCCGTCGAGGTGTACGCCAAGGGCACGCGCGGCGTGCTCGAGGGACGCGGCATCCCGTGCTGGGACACCATCCAGGCCCTCGTCGAGTTCGAGGGGGGCGCCATCTGCACCTTCGAGACGTCGTGGATCCTGCCCGACAGCTTCACCAACGTGGTGGACAACCGCATCTCGGTGTATGGCGAGAAGGGCGGGCTGGAGGTGAAGAACGAGCCGTCGCTGTGGGCGTTCACCGACCGTTACCACACGCCGTTTTCGTCCACGTCGGTGACGCGGTACGGCAAGGCCTGGGGCTACCAGTACGAGCCGATCCGCTACTTCGTCGACTGCATCGCCAGGGGCGTGACGCCGGAGTCCACGGGCCATGACGGCCTCGTCAACACGGCGATGATCGCCGCCACCCTCCAGTCACTGGCCGAGAAGCGTCCCGTGCGCCTGGCGGAGATCCTGGGCTGA
- the cobA gene encoding uroporphyrinogen-III C-methyltransferase, whose protein sequence is MSEVTGKAYLVGAGPGAPDLITLRGVEALRQADVVLYDRLTHPALLEHAPAHALRCYAGRAPGAPGDDRQETIHAQLIEHARAGRVVVRLKGGDPFVFGRGGEEMLALAEAGVPFEVVPGVTSSIGVPGVAGIPVTHRGASTAFAVFTAHEAEDATAGPVDWVVAARVPTAVFLMGVERLPVIVSKLVAHGRRVDTPIAVVEQGTTDGERVTTGTLGTILARTRDVRPPATIVVGEVVAVRETVRALQAGQPAWPVAAALSPREHRRAPAAARVAARRRA, encoded by the coding sequence GTGAGTGAAGTGACTGGCAAGGCCTATCTGGTGGGCGCCGGCCCCGGCGCGCCGGACCTGATCACGCTGCGAGGCGTCGAGGCGCTGCGGCAGGCCGACGTGGTGCTGTACGACCGGCTCACGCACCCGGCGCTCCTGGAGCACGCGCCCGCGCACGCATTGCGCTGCTACGCCGGGCGAGCCCCGGGGGCGCCGGGCGACGACCGCCAGGAGACCATCCACGCACAGCTGATCGAGCACGCGCGCGCCGGTCGCGTGGTCGTGCGGCTGAAGGGTGGCGACCCGTTCGTGTTCGGGCGTGGCGGCGAGGAGATGCTTGCGCTGGCCGAGGCCGGCGTGCCGTTCGAGGTCGTGCCTGGCGTCACCTCGTCAATCGGCGTCCCCGGCGTGGCCGGGATCCCGGTCACGCACCGCGGCGCGTCGACGGCCTTCGCCGTGTTCACCGCGCACGAGGCGGAAGACGCGACGGCCGGGCCGGTCGACTGGGTCGTGGCGGCCCGCGTGCCGACGGCGGTGTTCCTGATGGGGGTCGAGCGATTGCCGGTGATCGTGTCGAAGCTGGTGGCGCACGGACGCCGCGTCGATACGCCGATCGCAGTGGTCGAGCAGGGCACGACCGACGGCGAGCGCGTGACCACCGGCACGCTGGGCACCATCCTGGCGCGCACCAGGGACGTGCGGCCGCCGGCGACGATCGTGGTTGGCGAGGTGGTGGCGGTGCGGGAGACGGTGCGGGCGCTGCAGGCAGGCCAGCCCGCGTGGCCGGTGGCAGCGGCGCTGTCGCCGCGCGAACACCGCCGGGCGCCAGCGGCGGCGAGGGTTGCCGCCCGCCGGCGCGCCTAG
- a CDS encoding bifunctional precorrin-2 dehydrogenase/sirohydrochlorin ferrochelatase, producing MPFYPVYLDLHGRACLVVGGGPIATGKVRGLIEAGALVTVVAPEAGQDITAWAAEQAVTWHRRAFEPADLDGQFLSYAATDDRDLNARIYRLAEQAGRVANAVDDLDHCNFIAPAIVRQGPVQVAVSTAGTSPALAKQIRDRIRDEVLTPQTGVLAEYLGSWRPEVRNHVDTYERRQALWEGVLEGCVPALVAEGDRVRADAAMREFLARATRQSDQQARCVVGSDRPDVCRACKGV from the coding sequence ATGCCCTTCTACCCCGTCTACCTCGATCTCCACGGGCGCGCCTGCCTCGTCGTCGGCGGCGGGCCGATCGCGACGGGCAAGGTGCGCGGGTTGATCGAGGCCGGCGCCCTGGTCACGGTGGTCGCGCCGGAGGCGGGTCAGGACATCACGGCGTGGGCCGCCGAGCAGGCGGTGACGTGGCACCGCCGGGCATTCGAGCCCGCTGACCTCGACGGGCAGTTCCTGTCGTACGCCGCAACCGACGACCGGGATCTCAACGCGCGCATCTATCGGCTCGCGGAGCAGGCCGGGCGCGTGGCCAACGCGGTGGACGACCTCGACCACTGCAACTTCATCGCGCCGGCGATCGTGCGGCAAGGCCCGGTGCAGGTGGCGGTGTCGACCGCGGGCACGAGTCCGGCGCTCGCCAAGCAGATTCGCGATCGCATCCGGGACGAGGTGCTGACGCCGCAGACGGGCGTCCTCGCCGAGTATCTCGGCAGCTGGCGGCCTGAGGTGAGGAACCACGTGGACACCTACGAGCGCCGCCAGGCCTTGTGGGAAGGCGTCCTCGAGGGCTGCGTGCCCGCGCTGGTCGCCGAGGGTGACCGCGTGCGGGCCGACGCGGCGATGCGGGAGTTCCTGGCGCGCGCGACGCGCCAGAGCGATCAGCAGGCCCGGTGCGTGGTCGGGTCCGACCGGCCCGACGTGTGCAGGGCATGCAAGGGAGTGTGA
- a CDS encoding NADPH-dependent assimilatory sulfite reductase hemoprotein subunit translates to MSKLNVEQVKAESHGLRGPLAGDLESADAYLSEAGKVLIKFHGSYEQTNRDKRGAAAKEYIFMVRSKLPGGRLTAAQYLAHDDIATRFGNGTLRITTRQGIQFHGVVKGHLRDTIRSLNHALVTTFGACGDVVRNVMCCPAPSDDPRRVAVQRIADQLSAATLPRTKAYHQIWVDGEAIVADEEDPLYGTTYLPRKFKAAIAFAGDNCMDIFTNDAGLIALFGEDGALAGFNVVAGGGMGVTHNKEATFARLADVIGFVAPEHAVDVVKAIVTVHRDFGDRTNRKHARLKYVLEEQGVEWFRRELQARVPFAIEDPRPMPPFVVLDHLGWTETSPDTWSIGLPVDSGRIADVGPRRLRTGIREVVSRFGASVQLTAQQNILLSGLRDADRGAVEALLAAHGIVTVERISGVRRNSLACPALPTCGLAISEAERVLPRVMGDIDAALADEGLAGLPIVFRMTGCPNGCARPYVAEVALVGRSLDKYLLYLGGDRAGTRLARPFQDLVPLGQVADTLKPLFSRYRDERQGDEGFGDFCDRVGFDVLKATITEAAVAGA, encoded by the coding sequence ATGAGCAAGCTGAACGTCGAACAGGTCAAGGCCGAGAGCCACGGGCTCCGCGGTCCGTTGGCCGGAGATCTCGAGAGCGCCGACGCGTACCTGAGCGAGGCCGGCAAGGTCCTGATCAAGTTCCACGGGTCGTACGAGCAGACCAACCGGGACAAGCGGGGTGCGGCCGCCAAGGAATACATCTTCATGGTGCGCAGCAAGCTGCCCGGCGGCCGGCTCACCGCCGCGCAGTACCTCGCGCACGACGACATCGCCACCCGCTTCGGCAACGGCACGCTGCGCATCACGACGCGGCAGGGCATCCAGTTCCACGGCGTGGTGAAAGGGCACCTGCGCGACACCATCCGCAGCCTCAACCACGCGCTGGTGACGACGTTCGGCGCGTGCGGCGACGTGGTGCGCAACGTGATGTGCTGTCCCGCGCCCTCCGACGACCCGCGCCGCGTCGCCGTGCAGCGCATCGCCGACCAGTTGAGCGCCGCGACCCTGCCGCGCACGAAGGCGTACCACCAGATCTGGGTGGACGGCGAGGCCATCGTCGCCGACGAGGAGGACCCGCTCTACGGCACCACCTACCTGCCGCGCAAGTTCAAGGCCGCGATCGCCTTCGCGGGCGACAACTGCATGGACATCTTCACCAACGACGCGGGCCTCATCGCGCTGTTCGGGGAGGATGGCGCACTCGCCGGCTTCAACGTGGTGGCCGGCGGCGGGATGGGCGTGACCCACAACAAGGAGGCGACGTTCGCGCGCCTGGCCGACGTGATCGGCTTTGTCGCCCCCGAGCATGCCGTCGACGTCGTGAAGGCCATCGTGACGGTGCATCGCGACTTCGGCGACCGCACCAACCGCAAGCACGCGCGGCTCAAGTACGTGCTCGAGGAGCAGGGCGTCGAGTGGTTCCGCCGCGAACTGCAGGCCCGCGTGCCGTTCGCGATCGAGGACCCGCGGCCGATGCCGCCCTTCGTGGTGCTCGACCACCTCGGATGGACCGAGACCTCGCCCGACACCTGGTCGATCGGCCTGCCGGTGGACTCCGGGCGCATCGCCGACGTCGGGCCCCGGCGCCTGCGCACCGGAATCCGCGAGGTCGTCTCGCGCTTCGGGGCGAGCGTGCAGTTGACCGCGCAGCAGAACATCCTGCTGTCGGGCCTGCGCGACGCGGACCGCGGCGCCGTCGAGGCCCTGCTGGCCGCTCACGGCATCGTCACCGTCGAGCGCATCAGTGGCGTGCGCCGCAACAGCCTCGCCTGTCCCGCCCTGCCGACGTGCGGCCTGGCCATCAGCGAGGCCGAGCGCGTGCTGCCCCGCGTGATGGGTGACATCGACGCGGCGCTGGCCGACGAGGGACTGGCTGGGCTGCCGATCGTGTTCCGGATGACCGGCTGCCCCAACGGCTGCGCCCGACCGTACGTGGCGGAAGTCGCGCTCGTCGGTCGGTCGCTCGACAAGTACCTGTTGTACCTGGGCGGCGACCGGGCGGGCACGCGCCTCGCGCGGCCGTTCCAGGACCTGGTCCCACTCGGCCAGGTGGCCGACACGTTGAAGCCGCTGTTCTCGCGGTATCGCGACGAGCGCCAGGGCGACGAGGGTTTCGGCGACTTCTGCGATCGCGTCGGCTTCGACGTGCTCAAGGCCACCATCACGGAGGCCGCCGTCGCGGGTGCGTGA
- a CDS encoding phosphoadenylyl-sulfate reductase, with protein sequence MATHHDTHDLHALASALEALDLPGRLRLVADRFPGTVAFSTSLGQEDQVITDAIWTHDIPIRIFTLDTGRLFEETHALIDATRERYGRQIEVYFPDAAEVEVFVGTRGHHSFRASVDDRKACCELRKVRPLARALQGVRVWVTGLRREQSANRQGMRIVEWDEGYGLLKLNPLIEWSLDEVVAYLDEHDVPDNPLHAQGYVSIGCAPCTRPIAPGEDPRAGRWWWEASKKECGLHRVLTPVAARDAQEQS encoded by the coding sequence ATGGCCACACACCACGACACCCACGACCTGCATGCCCTCGCCTCGGCGCTCGAGGCCCTCGACCTTCCCGGCCGCCTCCGCCTGGTGGCCGACCGCTTCCCCGGCACGGTGGCGTTCTCGACGTCGCTCGGCCAGGAAGACCAGGTGATCACCGACGCGATCTGGACCCACGACATCCCGATCCGCATCTTCACGCTCGACACCGGCCGCCTCTTCGAGGAGACCCACGCGCTCATCGACGCGACACGCGAGCGGTACGGGCGCCAGATCGAGGTCTACTTCCCGGACGCGGCCGAGGTCGAGGTGTTCGTCGGCACGCGGGGCCACCACAGCTTCCGCGCGTCGGTGGACGACCGCAAGGCCTGCTGCGAGTTGCGCAAGGTGCGGCCGCTGGCGAGGGCGCTCCAGGGCGTGCGCGTGTGGGTGACCGGCCTGCGGCGCGAGCAGTCGGCCAACCGGCAGGGCATGCGCATCGTGGAGTGGGACGAGGGCTACGGCCTGCTCAAGTTGAACCCGCTCATCGAGTGGTCGCTCGACGAGGTCGTCGCCTACCTCGACGAGCACGACGTGCCCGACAACCCCCTGCACGCCCAGGGTTACGTGAGCATCGGCTGCGCGCCATGCACCCGCCCCATCGCGCCGGGCGAGGACCCGCGCGCCGGCCGGTGGTGGTGGGAGGCCTCCAAGAAGGAGTGCGGACTGCATCGCGTCCTCACGCCGGTGGCGGCGCGCGACGCCCAGGAACAGTCATGA
- a CDS encoding ABC transporter permease — translation MNNPSQTATLTAGSQSRPYPHSSRADRRSSGTEALAGRPGGPIAGLVSPATARRAVFFALLLVGWEALSRFGPWPDYLLPGPVAVGASLAEGIRSGVFVRGAASSLLRLVVGYGISLIGGVGLGLLLARFRGLRETLGTLMVGLQALPSVCWLPLAILWFGLSERAIVFVVVMGSLFSIVLGVRDGIANTPPVFVKAARNLGASGWRLYVEVVLPAAFPTVLAGLKQGWAFAWRSLMAAELLYYSLSLGNLLQTGRDLNDAARVMAVMVLIVAIGVAFNQWIFAPLERRVATRWGLGAAGA, via the coding sequence ATGAACAATCCCAGCCAGACGGCAACGCTGACGGCCGGCTCGCAGAGCCGACCCTACCCACATTCGAGCCGGGCAGACCGACGATCGAGCGGGACCGAGGCACTCGCTGGCCGGCCTGGCGGGCCGATTGCCGGGCTCGTCTCGCCGGCCACGGCGCGCCGCGCGGTGTTCTTCGCGCTGCTGCTCGTCGGCTGGGAGGCGCTGTCGCGGTTCGGGCCGTGGCCCGACTACCTGCTGCCCGGCCCGGTGGCCGTGGGCGCGTCGCTGGCCGAGGGCATCCGCAGCGGCGTGTTCGTGCGTGGGGCGGCCTCGAGCCTGCTGCGGCTCGTTGTGGGATACGGCATCTCGCTGATCGGCGGCGTCGGGCTCGGCTTGCTGCTGGCGCGCTTCCGCGGCCTCCGCGAGACGCTCGGCACCCTCATGGTCGGCCTGCAGGCGCTGCCGAGCGTGTGCTGGCTGCCGCTCGCCATCCTGTGGTTCGGCCTCAGCGAGCGCGCCATCGTGTTCGTGGTGGTGATGGGCTCGCTGTTCTCGATCGTGCTCGGCGTGCGCGACGGCATCGCCAACACGCCACCCGTGTTCGTGAAGGCCGCGCGCAACCTCGGCGCCTCCGGCTGGCGCCTCTACGTCGAGGTGGTGTTGCCTGCCGCGTTCCCGACCGTGCTCGCCGGGCTGAAGCAGGGCTGGGCCTTCGCGTGGCGGTCGCTGATGGCCGCCGAACTCCTCTACTACTCGCTGTCGCTCGGCAACCTCCTGCAGACCGGACGTGACCTCAACGACGCCGCGCGCGTGATGGCGGTGATGGTGCTCATCGTCGCCATCGGCGTGGCGTTCAACCAGTGGATCTTCGCGCCCCTCGAGCGCCGCGTCGCGACGCGCTGGGGCCTTGGCGCCGCCGGCGCATGA
- a CDS encoding ABC transporter ATP-binding protein, with protein MSAGRSLRLSGVQRTYASGDRVVEALAPTDLEVAAGEFVCLLGASGCGKSTLLQLIAGLDTPTSGTVTVGDTPVTGTSPDRVLLFQDAALFPWLTVEENVRFGLRHSSRPVAEQHDIACDWIARVHLEGFERAWVHQLSGGMRQRAALARALATDPSVLLMDEPFGALDALTRDRLHHELESLWAATGKTVVFVTHNVREAVALGDRVIVLSPRPGRVVGDFRIDLPRPRALEDIAVLERAAEVMTVLRQALDATTEPSLLEA; from the coding sequence ATGAGCGCCGGCCGATCGCTGCGCCTGTCGGGCGTGCAGCGGACGTACGCGTCGGGCGACCGCGTCGTCGAGGCGCTCGCCCCGACCGACCTCGAGGTCGCCGCCGGCGAGTTCGTGTGCCTGCTCGGCGCCAGTGGCTGCGGCAAGTCGACGCTCCTGCAGCTCATCGCGGGCCTCGACACGCCGACCAGCGGCACGGTGACGGTCGGCGACACGCCGGTCACCGGCACTTCGCCCGACCGCGTCCTGCTCTTCCAGGACGCGGCGCTCTTCCCGTGGCTCACCGTCGAGGAGAACGTCCGCTTCGGCCTCCGGCACTCGTCGCGACCGGTGGCGGAACAGCACGACATCGCGTGCGACTGGATCGCCCGCGTCCACCTCGAGGGCTTCGAGCGGGCCTGGGTGCACCAGTTGTCGGGCGGCATGCGCCAGCGGGCCGCGCTGGCGCGCGCCCTTGCGACCGACCCGTCGGTGCTGCTGATGGACGAGCCCTTCGGGGCGCTCGACGCGCTCACCCGCGACCGCCTGCACCACGAGCTCGAATCGCTGTGGGCCGCCACGGGCAAGACCGTGGTGTTCGTGACCCACAACGTGCGCGAGGCCGTGGCGCTCGGCGATCGCGTGATCGTCCTGTCGCCTCGCCCCGGCCGCGTCGTCGGCGACTTCCGGATCGACCTGCCCCGCCCGCGCGCGCTCGAGGACATCGCGGTCCTCGAACGGGCAGCCGAGGTGATGACCGTCCTGCGGCAAGCGCTCGACGCGACGACCGAGCCGAGCCTGCTCGAGGCCTGA
- a CDS encoding ABC transporter substrate-binding protein codes for MITRFSLLLVLIVTAACGGSSSAPTGGTVTVRVAHFPNLTHAVAMVALANGGVRTALAPNTVEVKTFGTGPQAIEALLAGEIDIAYVGPSPAVNGYVKSRGEALRVIAGASSGGALFVIRPEAGIRTPADLAGKRIATPQRGGTQDIALRVLARDAGLKTADEGGTFAIVPTQPADILTSFQRGQIDGAWVAEPWGTRLIQEAGATVWFDERSKWPGERFATTHVIVATRFLEAHPDLVRAFLRAHVDAVQWIDGHQTEAAALANREIARITTAALPPAVLETAFRHVDYTWDPLASTVAVMADHAFQLGFLGTSTPDLSALYALEPLNAVLKEKGLPPVAGGSR; via the coding sequence GTGATCACGCGCTTCAGCCTGCTGCTCGTCCTCATCGTCACTGCCGCCTGCGGTGGATCGTCGTCGGCGCCGACCGGCGGCACGGTGACGGTGCGCGTGGCGCACTTCCCCAACCTCACCCATGCCGTGGCGATGGTCGCGCTCGCCAATGGCGGCGTGCGCACGGCGCTCGCCCCCAACACCGTCGAGGTGAAGACCTTCGGTACCGGCCCGCAGGCCATCGAGGCGCTGCTGGCCGGCGAGATCGACATCGCCTACGTGGGCCCCAGTCCGGCGGTGAACGGGTACGTGAAGAGCCGCGGCGAGGCCCTGCGCGTGATCGCCGGCGCGTCGAGCGGCGGCGCGTTGTTCGTGATCCGACCGGAGGCGGGCATCCGCACGCCGGCCGACCTGGCGGGCAAGCGCATCGCGACGCCGCAACGCGGCGGCACCCAGGACATCGCGCTGCGGGTTCTCGCCCGCGATGCCGGCCTGAAGACGGCCGACGAGGGCGGCACCTTCGCCATCGTCCCGACACAGCCGGCCGACATCCTCACGTCCTTCCAGCGAGGCCAGATCGACGGCGCCTGGGTGGCCGAACCGTGGGGTACACGGCTGATCCAGGAAGCCGGCGCCACGGTGTGGTTCGACGAGCGCAGCAAGTGGCCGGGCGAACGCTTCGCGACGACGCACGTGATCGTCGCCACCCGCTTCCTCGAGGCGCATCCGGACCTCGTTCGCGCGTTCCTGCGCGCCCACGTCGACGCCGTCCAGTGGATCGACGGGCACCAGACCGAGGCCGCAGCGCTGGCCAACCGCGAGATCGCCCGCATCACGACGGCGGCCCTGCCGCCGGCGGTCCTCGAGACCGCGTTCCGCCACGTGGACTACACCTGGGACCCTCTGGCCTCGACGGTCGCGGTGATGGCCGACCACGCGTTCCAGCTCGGGTTCCTGGGCACCAGCACGCCGGACCTGTCGGCCCTGTACGCCCTCGAGCCGTTGAACGCCGTGCTGAAGGAGAAGGGCTTGCCGCCCGTGGCGGGAGGATCGCGATGA